The following proteins are encoded in a genomic region of Leucoraja erinacea ecotype New England chromosome 23, Leri_hhj_1, whole genome shotgun sequence:
- the LOC129708133 gene encoding myosin-4 produces the protein MGDAEMAVFGVAASFLRKTDKERLEAQNRPFDAKTFCYVHDPKELYVKGTIKSKEGGKAIVETLLDKKTVTVKDDQVYPMNPPKFDKIEDMAMLTHLNEASVLYNLKERYAVWMIYTYSGLFCVTVNPYKWLPVYNAEVVTGYRGKKRQEAPPHIFSISDSAYQAMLTDRENQSILITGESGAGKTVNTKRVIQYFAAVAAVIDVSKKKEAQAASGKGTLEDQIIQANPLLEAFGNAKTVRNDNSSRFGKFIRIHFGTTGKLASADIETYLLEKSRVTFQLKAERSYHIFYQMMTNHKPEIVESCLITTNPYDFSFVSQGEITVASIDDKEELMATDTAIDILGFTIDEKWGIYKLTGAVMHFGNMRFKQKQREEQAEPDGTEDADKVAYLTGLNSADLLKALCYPRVKVGNEFVTKGQTVQQVYNSVGALAKSIFEKMFLWMVVRINQQLDTKKARQYFIGVLDIAGFEIFDYNSLEQLCINFTNEKLQQFFNHHMFVLEQEEYKKEGIEWTFIDFGMDLAACIELIEKPMGIFSILEEECMFPKSSDTTFKNKLYDQHLGKSNNFLKPKPIKGKPEAHFSLVHYAGTVDYNITGWLEKNKDPLNETVTGLFQKSSVKLLGVLYVASPEEIGKKAGKKKGGSFQTVSALFRENLGKLMANLRTTHPHFVRCIIPNETKTPGAMENHLVIHQLRCNGVLEGIRICRKGFPSRIIYGDFKQRYRILNASAIPEGQFIDSKKASEKLLGSIDVDHTQYKFGHTKVFFKAGLLGTLEEMRDDKLAQLITRTQAMCRGFLMRVEFTKMMERREALFTLQYNIRAFTNVKHWPWMQLYFKIKPLLKSAETEKEMANMKDEFEKTKEALAKSEARKKELEEKMVALVQEKNDLLLQVQSEGETLADAEERCEGLIKNKIQLEAKLKEANERLEDEEEMNAELTAKKRKLEDECSELKKDIDDLELTLAKVEKEKHATENKVKNLTEEMASLDESIVKLTKEKKALQEAHQQTLDDLQAEEDKVNTLTKTKAKLEQQVDDLEGSLEQEKKLRMDLERAKRKLEGDLKLSQEVTMDLENDRQQLDEKLKKKEFEISQLLSKVEDEQVMAIQLHKKIKELQARIEELEEEIEAERASRARTEKQRADLSRELEEISERLEEAGGATSAQIEMNKKREAEFQKMRRDLEESTLQHEATAAALRKKQADSVAELGEQIDNLQRVKQKLEKEKSELKMEIDDLASNMESVSKAKANLEKLSRTLEDQVSEMKTKHDEHQRLINDLSTHKARLTTENGELNRQVEEKEALVSQLTRGKQGYTQQLEELKRQLEEETKAKGALAHALQSSRHDCDLLREQYEEEMEAKAELQRGMSKANSEVAQWRTKYETDAIQRTEELEEAKKKLAQRLQDAEEHIEAVNSKCASLEKTKLRLQNEVEDLMIDVERANSAAAALDKKQKNFDKVLADWKQKYEESQAELEAALKESRSLSTEIFKMKNAYEESLDHLETLKRENKNLQQEISDLSEQLGETGKALHEMEKAKKTAEQEKSEIQAALEEAEASLEHEESKILRIQLELNQVKSEVDRKIAEKDEEIDQVKRNHQRVVDTMQSALEAEVRSRNDALRIKKKMEGDLNEMEIQLGHANRQASEAQKHLRNIQGQLKDTLIQLDDACRSQEDLKEQLAMLERRSGLQQAEIEELRAALEQTDRARKIAEQELIDVTERVQLLHSQNTSLINTKKKLDADLNHIQSEMEETIQEARNADEKAKKAITDAAMMAEELKKEQDTSAHLERMKKNLDQTVKDLQLRLDEAEQLAMKGGKKQLQKLEARVRELENELEAEQKRGADAIKGVRKYERRVKELTYQSEEDRKNILRLQDLVDKLQMKVKAYKRQSEETEEQANVHLSRFRKVQHELEEAEERADIAESQVNKLRTKTREITIKSAEE, from the exons ATGGGGGATGCGGAGATGGCAGTGTTTGGAGTGGCGGCGTCGTTTTTACGGAAGACTGATAAAGAAAGGCTTGAAGCTCAGAACCGACCGTTCGATGCCAAGACCTTCTGCTATGTCCACGATCCCAAAGAACTGTACGTGAAGGGAACCATCAAGAGCAAGGAGGGTGGCAAAGCCATCGTGGAGACCTTATTAGACAAGAAG ACCGTAACTGTCAAGGACGACCAGGTCTACCCAATGAACCCTCCAAAATTCGATAAAATAGAGGACATGGCCATGTTGACCCACCTGAACGAGGCATCCGTGTTGTATAACCTCAAAGAGCGTTATGCAGTCTGGATGATCTAC ACCTATTCTGGATTGTTCTGTGTCACCGTGAACCCCTACAAGTGGTTGCCCGTGTACAACGCAGAAGTCGTGACTGGATACAGGGGGAAGAAGCGTCAGGAAGCTCCACCCCACATCTTCTCCATCTCCGACAGCGCTTATCAGGCCATGTTAACTG ACCGGGAAAACCAGTCTATCTTGATCAC CGGGGAATCCGGGGCGGGGAAGACGGTGAACACGAAACGTGTCATCCAGTACTTCGCAGCGGTTGCAGCTGTCATTGACGTGAGCAAGAAGAAGGAGGCACAAGCAGCATCCGGCAAG GGGACCCTGGAAGATCAAATCATCCAGGCTAACCCACTGCTGGAAGCCTTCGGAAATGCCAAAACTGTGAGAAATGACAATTCGTCTCGCTTC GGTAAATTCATCAGGATTCACTTCGGTACCACTGGGAAGCTGGCTTCTGCtgacattgaaacat ATCTACTGGAAAAATCCAGAGTGACATTCCAGCTGAAAGCTGAAAGGAGTTACCACATTTTCTATCAGATGATGACCAATCACAAACCAGAAATCGTTG AGTCTTGTCTCATTACCACAAACCCCTATGATTTCTCATTCGTCAGCCAGGGTGAGATCACTGTTGCCAGTATTGATGATAAAGAGGAACTGATGGCAACCGAT ACTGCCATTGATATCCTGGGCTTCACCATTGATGAAAAGTGGGGCATCTACAAACTCACTGGAGCAGTAATGCACTTTGGAAACATGAGATTCAAGCAAAAGCAGCGTGAAGAGCAGGCGGAGCCTGATGGCACAGAAG ATGCCGACAAAGTTGCCTATCTAACCGGCCTCAACTCAGCAGATTTACTAAAGGCATTGTGCTATCCACGAGTAAAGGTTGGCAATGAATTTGTGACCAAAGGGCAGACGGTTCAGCAG GTCTACAACTCAGTTGGTGCTCTTGCCAAGTCCATTTTTGAGAAAATGTTCTTATGGATGGTGGTCCGTATCAATCAACAACTGGACACAAAGAAGGCCAGACAGTATTTCATTGGTGTGCTGGACATCGCTGGTTTTGAAATTTTTGAT TACAACAGCTTGGAGCAGTTATGTATCAACTTCACAAATGAGAAACTGCAGCAGTTCTTCAACCACCACATGTTTGTTCTGGAACAAGAGGAGTACAAGAAGGAAGGAATTGAATGGACATTCATTGACTTTGGAATGGATCTGGCTGCTTGCATTGAACTCATTGAGAAG CCCATGGGTATCTTCTCAATTCTCGAGGAGGAGTGTATGTTCCCCAAGTCCTCAGACACTACTTTCAAGAATAAGCTGTATGATCAGCACCTTGGAAAGTCAAACAACTTCTTGAAGCCCAAGCCAATCAAAGGAAAGCCTGAAGCTCACTTCTCACTGGTCCATTACGCTGGCACTGTGGACTACAACATTACTGGCTGGCTGGAAAAGAATAAGGATCCGCTGAATGAAACTGTAACTGGGCTCTTCCAGAAGTCATCAGTGAAACTGTTGGGTGTTCTCTACGTTGCATCCCCTGAAG AAATTGGCAAGAAAGCAGGCAAAAAGAAGGGTGGTTCATTCCAGACAGTGTCTGCTCTATTTAGG GAAAACCTGGGCAAGCTGATGGCTAACCTAAGAACCACACATCCACATTTTGTGCGATGTATCATTCCCAATGAGACAAAGACACCAG GTGCTATGGAAAATCATCTTGTCATACATCAATTGAGATGCAATGGTGTGCTGGAAGGTATCAGAATTTGCAGAAAAGGATTCCCAAGCAGAATCATCTACGGAGACTTCAAGCAAAG ATACAGAATTCTAAATGCAAGTGCCATCCCTGAAGGTCAGTTCATTGATAGCAAGAAGGCATCTGAGAAGTTATTGGGATCCATTGATGTAGATCATACCCAGTACAAGTTTGGACACACTAAG GTGTTCTTCAAGGCTGGTCTCTTAGGTACGCTTGAAGAGATGAGAGATGATAAGTTGGCACAGCTCATTACCCGCACTCAAGCTATGTGCCGTGGTTTTTTAATGAGGGTTGAATTTACGAAAATGATGGAAAGGAG GGAAGCACTGTTTACTCTACAGTACAACATCCGTGCATTCACCAATGTCAAACACTGGCCATGGATGCAACTGTACTTCAAGATCAAACCTCTCCTGAAGAGTGCTGAAACTGAAAAGGAAATGGCAAATATGAAAGACGAGTTTGAGAAGACTAAGGAGGCACTTGCCAAATCTGAAGCACGGAAGAAGGAATTAGAAGAGAAAATGGTGGCCCTTGTGCAAGAAAAGAATGATCTCCTACTTCAAGTCCAATCG GAAGGTGAAACTCTGGCAGATGCAGAAGAAAGATGCGAGGGGTTGATTAAAAATAAGATTCAACTAGAGGCGAAATTGAAGGAAGCTAATGAAAGATTGGAAGATGAAGAGGAGATGAATGCTGAGCTGACAGCTAAGAAAAGGAAACTGGAGGATGAGTGCTCAGAACTGAAGAAAGATATTGATGACTTGGAGCTCACATTAGCCAAAGTTGAAAAAGAAAAACATGCCACTGAGAATAAG GTTAAAAACCTCACTGAAGAGATGGCCAGTCTTGATGAAAGTATTGTTAAGTTAACCAAGGAAAAGAAAGCTCTCCAGGAGGCCCACCAGCAGACCTTGGATGATCTCCAGGCTGAGGAAGACAAAGTCAACACTCTGACCAAAACAAAGGCTAAGTTGGAACAACAAGTTGATGAT cttgaaggttctctggagcAGGAGAAGAAACTCCGCATGGATCTGGAGCGTGCTAAGAGAAAGCTTGAAGGTGATTTGAAGCTGTCTCAAGAAGTAACAATGGACTTGGAGAATGACAGGCAGCAACTGGATGAGAAACTAAAGAA GAAAGAGTTTGAAATCAGCCAGCTTCTAAGCAAAGTTGAAGATGAGCAGGTTATGGCTATCCAACTGCACAAAAAGATTAAAGAATTACAG GCTCGTATTGAGGAGCTTGAGGAAGAAATTGAAGCTGAACGTGCCTCTCGCGCTAGGACTGAGAAACAGAGAGCTGATCTTTCTCGGGAACTTGAAGAGATCAGTGAGCGACTGGAAGAAGCTGGTGGGGCAACTTCAGCTCAGATTGAAATGAACAAGAAACGAGAGGCAGAATTTCAGAAAATGCGCCGTGACCTGGAAGAATCTACCCTCCAGCACGAAGCCACAGCTGCTGCTCTTCGCAAGAAGCAGGCTGACAGCGTTGCAGAACTTGGGGAACAAATCGATAACCTGCAGCGGGTGAAGCAGAAGCTTGAGAAGGAAAAGAGTGAACTGAAGATGGAAATTGATGACCTCGCCAGCAACATGGAATCAGTGTCCAAAGCTAAG GCAAACCTTGAGAAACTGTCCCGGACACTGGAGGACCAGGTCAGTGAAATGAAGACCAAACACGATGAACATCAACGGTTGATCAATGACTTATCAACTCATAAAGCACGTCTTACAACAGAAAATG GCGAGTTGAACCGCCAGGTGGAGGAGAAAGAGGCCTTAGTATCGCAACTGACAAGAGGAAAACAAGGATATACCCAACAGCTTGAGGAACTGAAGAGGCAGCTGGAGGAAGAAACTAAG GCTAAGGGAGCCCTGGCCCATGCTCTGCAATCTTCCCGCCACGACTGTGACCTGCTCCGTGAACAATATGAAGAGGAGATGGAGGCAAAGGCTGAGCTCCAGCGTGGaatgtccaaggccaacagtgaAGTGGCTCAGTGGAGAACAAAATATGAAACTGATGCAATCCAGCGCACTGAGGAACTGGAAGAAGCCAA GAAAAAACTTGCTCAGCGTTTGCAAGATGCAGAGGAGCATATTGAGGCCGTGAACTCCAAATGTGCTTCACTGGAAAAGACTAAACTGAGACTACAGAATGAAGTGGAGGATCTGATGATAGATGTAGAGAGGGCAaattcagcagcagcagctctggaCAAGAAACAAAAGAACTTCGACAAG GTTCTAGCAGACTGGAAACAGAAGTATGAAGAGAGCCAGGCAGAACTAGAAGCAGCTCTGAAGGAATCTCGTAGTTTGAGTACAGAAATCTTCAAAATGAAGAATGCATACGAGGAGTCTCTGGATCACCTTGAAACTCTTAAACGGGAGAACAAGAATCTACAAC AGGAGATTTCTGATCTGTCTGAGCAACTGGGTGAAACTGGCAAGGCCCTCCATGAGATGGAAAAGGCAAAGAAGACAGCTGAGCAGGAAAAGAGtgaaatccaggcagcattggaGGAGGCAGAG GCCTCCCTGGAACATGAGGAGAGCAAGATCCTCCGCATTCAGCTGGAACTGAACCAAGTGAAATCTGAAGTTGACAGAAAGATTGCAGAGAAAGACGAGGAGATCGATCAGGTCAAGAGGAaccaccagagagttgtggacacaatGCAGAGCGCTTTGGAGGCTGAAGTCAGGAGCAGGAATGATGCCTTGAGAATCAAGAAGAAAATGGAGGGTGATCTAAATGAAATGGAGATTCAGCTGGGACATGCCAATCGCCAGGCTTCAGAAGCTCAAAAACATCTCAGAAACATACAGGGCCAATTGAAG GACACCCTGATACAGCTGGATGATGCCTGCAGAAGCCAGGAAGACTTGAAGGAGCAACTGGCCATGTTGGAGCGCAGAAGCGGCCTGCAACAGGCTGAGATTGAAGAACTGAGAGCCGCTCTGGAACAGACAGACCGAGCTCGCAAAATTGCTGAACAAGAGCTGATCGATGTCACTGAAAGAGTTCAGCTGCTGCACTCTCAG AATACAAGCCTCATCAATACTAAGAAGAAGCTGGATGCTGACTTGAATCATATCCAGTCTGAAATGGAAGAAACTATCCAAGAGGCAAGAAATGCTGATGAGAAAGCAAAGAAGGCTATCACTGAT GCTGCCATGATGGCTGAAGAGCTGAAGAAGGAACAGGACACCAGTGCTCACCTTGAACGAATGAAGAAGAACCTCGACCAGACAGTGAAGGACCTGCAGCTTCGCCTGGATGAGGCTGAGCAGCTGGCaatgaaaggaggaaagaagcagCTCCAGAAACTGGAGGCCAGG GTGCGTGAGCTGGAGAATGAGCTGGAAGCCGAGCAAAAACGTGGTGCTGATGCCATTAAGGGTGTTCGCAAATATGAAAGAAGAGTCAAGGAACTGACTTATCAG TCAGAGGAAGACAGAAAGAATATCCTGAGACTACAGGACCTGGTTGACAAGCTGCAGATGAAGGTTAAGGCCTACAAGAGACAATCAGAGGAGACT GAGGAACAGGCCAACGTTCacctgtccaggttcaggaaggtTCAGCATGAACTGGAGGAAGCCGAGGAACGTGCCGACATTGCCGAGTCTCAAGTCAACAAACTTAGAACTAAAACCCGGGAAATTACTATCAAG AGCGCTGAAGAGTAG